The sequence CGGTGCCAGGGCGGCGTTCACCGCCGCACGCGCCGGGGCTCTCTGGCGCTACGGGCAACTCATCGGCCTCACCTCGGGATACCGCGATCCCCTCGTCCAGCAACAGCTGTTCGACCAGGAGGTGCGCCGCGTCGGCTCACTGGCCGCGGCCCGGATGCTCGTGCTGCCACCGGCGGAATCCAGGCACGTCAAGGGCACCGCGCTGGATGTGCGCCCGTACGAAGGCGCGCGCTGGCTCGAGGAACACGGTGCCCACTACGACCTCTACCGCATCTACGACAACGAGTGGTGGCATTTCGAGTACCACCCGGACGCTGACTTGCCTCCACCGACCCAGGAGATCCGCAATGCTCGGCAGGCTCGTTGACAAGGGCAGGGGTTTTCCCCTCGATCGTGGACACCGGTTGTCATTCGGCGTGGCCAGTGCAGCTGATCGTTGTTCATAGGCGATCGGGCTGATCTGGTCGAGGCGGGAGTGCCGTCGGCGGGTGTTGTAGCGGGTTACCCGTCCGAAGACCACGAGGCGTGCCTCACGGGCCCCGTCCCACCGTTTCCGTCCCTGGAGCGTCTCGCGTTTCATGGTCGCGTTCAGGCTCTCCGCGATGGCATTGTCCGCGCTCGTGCCCGCCGCGCCGCGTGATCTGGTCACGCCGAGTTCCGAGCAGACCTGGGCGAACTCCCTCGACATGTACTGAGCTCCGTTGACGCTGGGGAAAATCGCCCCGTGCAGGCCGTCGGCGCTGCGGGCCACTGCTGTGGCCCAGAGTGCATCGGCGACCAGCTCCGTGCGTATGTGGTCAGCGATCGACCAGCCCGCCAGCCGCTTCGAGTGCAGGTCCAACACCGTTGCCAAATGAAGAAATCGGCCGCCTCCGATCAGGAGATAGGTTATGTCGCCCACGTACTTGGTGTTCGGCGCCCGGACGGTGAAGTCCCGCCGCAGCGGGTCTGGCACCGGCGTCGCCGATGGCTCGGGAATGGTGGTGCGGACCTTCTCGCGCAGGTGCAGCCCGACGATGCGGAACGTGCGCATGACGCGCTCGACGCGCTTGTGATCGACCCGTCTCCCGGCCTCCTTCAGCTCGGCGGTGACGCGCGGGACCCCGTAGGTGCCGTCCGATTCCCGGTGGATCTCAGCGATACGTTCGGCGAGTTCTGCATCCGCCTGGGCCCGGGCAGCCCGCGCGTCCGCGCCGGCCAGCCACCGGTAGAAGCCTGGACGCAAGACATGCAGCATCCGGCATAACCGCTTGACGCCGAAGGCTCCACAGTGATCATCGACGAACTGGAAGCGGCTGCTCACGAGCTGGTCTCCGCCGCAAAATACTTCGCGTCCCTCCGCAGAGTCTCCCGCTCAAGCTCAAGTTCCTTCACCCGTGCCCGCAGCTGACGGTTCTCCATCTCCATCGCGGTGGCCTCCATGGCCCCGGGCCGGGCGGCCTGCTCGGCGTCCCACACCATCAGTTGACTGCACGCATTTGCCAACAGTGCATCTCACACCGCCGGTCCTCACCTGAGGGGAACCGCCTTCGAGGGCCATCGTGAGTCGGACGAGTCCGGGCGGCCCGAAAGGAGAGAGTGGGCGTCGAGGGCGGGTTGTTCATCGGCGGTGCGGGCGTCGCCGATGAACATGTCGCGGCCGCGGAGTCCTTCGCCCCCACGCGCGGATGCCTCGGCATGAAGGTCACCAGTAGCGATCACCGGCATGGTGCACACAAGTCCTACCAGCGCCGCGGGTTCATCGACGAAGCGGGGAAGTCGTGCCGGTTCCTGCGACCTCCAAGGTCCGGACCACGTCGTCGACCGTCCACTCCGCGACGCGGATGTCCGGCTCGCCCCGGCAAGCTACATGAGCGCGGCGGCGACCTCGTCGAGACACGCACCGCGCGAAGCCTTGACGAGAACCACGTCGCCTGCGGCCATGTGGGCGCGCAGCCAGTCGACGGCCGCGTCGTTGTCGGCCAGCGCCACCGCCACCTCTCCCGCGCCGGCAGCGATCGAACGGCCGCCCGCACCGACGGTCGCCACCACATCGGCCCGGGCGGCGGCGTACGCGCCGATCGCACGGTGCTCGGCCTCGCTCTCCCGCCCCAGCTCGAGCATTTCGCCGAGGACGGCGATGCGACGCCCGCCCTCGATTGCTGCCAGCGCGTCCAGGGCAGCGCGGGTCGAGTCGGGGTTGGCGTTGTAGGAGTCGTTGAGCAGCATCGCGCCGTCGGCGAGGTCGCGCAGCTCCATGCGCCACTTCGACAGCGAGACTGCGCCCAACGCCGCCGCGGCCACCTCCAGAGGTGTGCCGGCCGATAGCCCCGCCGCCGCGGCAGCCGCCGCGTTGAGTGCCTGGTGCGCACCCACGAGCGGCAGCGCGACGCGAGCCGAGGCATCGGCGGTCCGCAGCGTGAAGGACGGCCGGCCGAGCCGGTCCAGCGCCAGGTCGAGCACACGCACGTCGGCGTGCTCGGCCCGCCCGAAGGTCACCACCGGACCATCGGTGAGCGCACGCATCGCGGCCCCCCGGGGATCGTCGGCGTTGAGGACGGCGGTGCCGCCGGGCGCCAGCCCCTCCACCAGCTCCCCCTTGGCCTTGGCGATGGCTCCGCGCGACCCGAACTCACCGAGGTGTGCCTTGCCGACGTTGAGGACGACGGCAATGTCAGGCGCGACCAGGCCCGCCAGCTCGGCGATGTCGCCGATGCGGCGAGCTCCCATCTCAAGGACGAGGTACTGGGTGCCCATGTCGGCGCGCAGCATGGTGAGCGGTACACCGAGCTCGTTGTTGAGCGAGCCGATGGTGGCGACCGTCGGCCCGGCATTCGAAAGCACGGCAGCCAACAGGTCCTTGGTGCTGGTCTTGCCCTGGGAGCCGGTCAGCCCCACAACGGTCAGCCCGTTGCGCAGCTGGGCCACGACATGAGTGGCGAGCGCCTGCAGCGCCGCCTGGACATGGTCGACGACGATGGTGGGCAGCGGAGTGGGCCGGGAGCCGAGCACAGCCACCGCCCCTGCCTCGCCGGCCTGGCCGGCGAAATCGTGGCCGTCGGCATGCTCCCCGGCCATGGCGACGAAGAGGCCGCCCGGCTCGGCCAGCCGACCGTCGAGCACGGCCGGCGCAGTCACCGTCACTGCGTCGTCGCCCGCGACCGTCCCGCCGACGACCGCAGCAATCTCGCCGAGGCTGAGCGGAACGATGCCCACCCGGCGCGGGAGCCGGCTAGCGGGAGCGAGGCCGGCGAGGTAGAGGTACGAGGAGGGTGGTTCGCTATAGGTCACACCTCAAGTCAAGGCGGTGTGAAGTTGCTAGCGGGTATGCGGTTTTCCATACAC is a genomic window of Streptomyces sp. NBC_01237 containing:
- a CDS encoding UDP-N-acetylmuramoyl-tripeptide--D-alanyl-D-alanine ligase, which codes for MVPLSLGEIAAVVGGTVAGDDAVTVTAPAVLDGRLAEPGGLFVAMAGEHADGHDFAGQAGEAGAVAVLGSRPTPLPTIVVDHVQAALQALATHVVAQLRNGLTVVGLTGSQGKTSTKDLLAAVLSNAGPTVATIGSLNNELGVPLTMLRADMGTQYLVLEMGARRIGDIAELAGLVAPDIAVVLNVGKAHLGEFGSRGAIAKAKGELVEGLAPGGTAVLNADDPRGAAMRALTDGPVVTFGRAEHADVRVLDLALDRLGRPSFTLRTADASARVALPLVGAHQALNAAAAAAAGLSAGTPLEVAAAALGAVSLSKWRMELRDLADGAMLLNDSYNANPDSTRAALDALAAIEGGRRIAVLGEMLELGRESEAEHRAIGAYAAARADVVATVGAGGRSIAAGAGEVAVALADNDAAVDWLRAHMAAGDVVLVKASRGACLDEVAAALM
- the vanY-N gene encoding D,D-peptidase/D,D-carboxypeptidase VanY-N — translated: MNEPHIVPPRPRDRLFAVLALVLAVLLLPAAFVRNPGRARELACDWALGIRFPAEDLTGLTDGARAAFTAARAGALWRYGQLIGLTSGYRDPLVQQQLFDQEVRRVGSLAAARMLVLPPAESRHVKGTALDVRPYEGARWLEEHGAHYDLYRIYDNEWWHFEYHPDADLPPPTQEIRNARQAR